The following proteins are encoded in a genomic region of Tenacibaculum sp. 190524A05c:
- a CDS encoding starch-binding protein — MRTLIISLFLLLSFIVVGQNENRNKPFSWDNSTVYFVIQDRFENGKTSNDQSYGRGKDGNGNDYGFDQVGNFYGGDFVGLTQKINEGYFDDLGVNAIWFSAPYEQIHGWVSGGQNGEFRHYAYHGYYGLDWTEMDANFGTEEEFRAFVDAAHDHGIRLVMDVVMNHVGYNTLHDMQEFNFGCVNDSWRGWRPSNGQTWASIHDLFINYSNSCNNWGNWWSGNWIRAGLPSYPSPGGDELTQTLAGLPDVVTEANNEVGLPPILLRKWSSSKLAQEQSELNDFFNRTGYRRTVRNHFVKWLTDWVREFGIDGFRVDTEKHVEGEAWRILKEQAVIALQDWKNNNPTKKIDDLPFWMVGENFGYGFGRSQYHIDNGFDGLINFDFQGRAGNINDLENIYSNYANAINSASDWNALSYISSHDTSLFDRGNLINGGTSLLLAPGSVQIFYGDETGRPEGPQGGDPQQGTRSYMNWNNINTNIQNHWQRLGQFRRNHLAVGGGTHQQLSSSPYTFSRTLENDRVIVVVGASGNTTVNVSSMFPNGTELRDFYTESVATVSNGSVTFNAHSNGIILIEETNPTNRPSLAVMPESSYDPNTITMTASANDTDDPNPTIYYTTNLNLSTDNLSNWNIYSGDVTFTETVDVQIVAQNSNGELSSVVTRKYSIGEIDGFTLYTFSECSEVPRVYYWLEEPNVLPDVTWPGVEMTPLGDGCEGWYKYELPGILSTNYIINQCGGQTEDLFLDSQMPVPCTTGNQAPELTINPPGGEYNLGETVQVSLTATDSNDPNPVIRYTLDNSTPTNTSPIYNGPISITTETTLKAVAFDSAGLASNLISETYTFSEQSNSMTVYYKGDLPNPSIYFWNTSPASLTTSWPGISMNDIGNGWFSYTFEGVECTNLIFSNNGSNQTADLQRCGDGWYFNGTWFDEQPNSNDLKVYFKSDSFSDPEIYFWNTSPSNFTTIWPGESMQPEANGWFSYTFSDTNCANVIFSNNGNSQTADLSRCSNGWYYNGTWYDSEPNTLQSRNTEQITNLNQPDFISVYPNSINENSKIRIGNSKDKTNLKVELISVFGTSETIINAKIDSGMHEFKLNEIQSRLTNGIYFVRITMNGKTTVKKIIKK; from the coding sequence ATGAGAACACTAATAATAAGTTTATTCTTACTACTTAGTTTTATTGTAGTAGGACAAAATGAAAACCGAAACAAACCCTTTAGCTGGGACAATTCAACCGTATATTTTGTAATCCAAGATCGTTTTGAAAACGGAAAAACAAGTAATGACCAGTCTTATGGACGAGGAAAAGATGGAAACGGAAATGATTATGGATTTGATCAAGTTGGAAATTTCTATGGAGGAGATTTTGTAGGATTAACTCAAAAAATAAACGAAGGATATTTTGATGATTTAGGCGTAAACGCGATATGGTTTTCAGCACCATACGAACAAATTCATGGATGGGTTTCTGGAGGACAAAATGGAGAGTTCAGACATTATGCTTACCATGGTTATTATGGATTAGATTGGACAGAGATGGATGCTAATTTTGGAACTGAAGAAGAATTCAGAGCATTTGTTGACGCTGCTCACGATCATGGTATTCGTTTAGTTATGGATGTTGTGATGAACCATGTTGGTTACAATACTTTACACGACATGCAAGAATTCAACTTTGGATGTGTAAACGATAGTTGGCGAGGTTGGCGTCCTTCTAATGGCCAAACTTGGGCAAGCATACACGATTTATTTATCAATTATTCGAATAGTTGTAATAATTGGGGGAATTGGTGGTCTGGTAATTGGATTCGCGCAGGTTTACCTAGTTATCCTTCTCCTGGAGGTGATGAGCTAACACAAACTTTGGCAGGACTACCAGATGTAGTTACAGAAGCAAATAATGAGGTTGGATTACCTCCAATCTTACTAAGAAAATGGTCTTCTAGTAAATTAGCTCAAGAACAGTCTGAATTAAATGATTTTTTCAATAGAACAGGATATCGTAGAACAGTGAGAAATCACTTCGTAAAGTGGTTAACAGATTGGGTTAGAGAATTTGGAATTGACGGTTTTAGAGTTGATACTGAAAAACATGTGGAAGGTGAAGCTTGGAGAATATTAAAAGAACAAGCCGTTATTGCTTTACAAGACTGGAAAAATAATAATCCAACTAAAAAAATAGATGATTTACCATTTTGGATGGTAGGAGAAAATTTCGGTTATGGATTTGGAAGATCACAATATCATATTGATAATGGTTTTGATGGTTTAATAAATTTTGATTTTCAAGGAAGAGCGGGAAATATTAACGATTTAGAAAATATTTACTCTAATTATGCCAATGCTATTAACTCCGCATCTGACTGGAATGCTCTTAGTTATATTTCTTCTCATGACACTTCTTTATTTGATAGAGGTAATTTAATTAATGGAGGAACTAGTTTGTTATTAGCTCCTGGATCTGTTCAAATTTTTTATGGTGATGAAACTGGTAGACCTGAGGGTCCTCAAGGTGGTGATCCACAACAAGGAACACGATCTTACATGAACTGGAATAACATTAACACCAACATTCAGAATCACTGGCAAAGATTAGGTCAATTTAGAAGAAATCATCTTGCAGTAGGCGGTGGAACGCATCAACAATTATCTAGCAGTCCGTATACTTTTTCTAGAACGCTTGAAAATGATAGAGTAATAGTTGTCGTTGGTGCATCAGGAAACACAACCGTCAATGTATCTTCTATGTTTCCTAATGGTACAGAATTACGAGATTTTTATACAGAATCTGTTGCTACAGTATCTAATGGTTCGGTAACTTTTAATGCTCATAGCAATGGAATTATACTTATAGAAGAAACAAACCCTACAAATCGTCCTTCTTTAGCTGTTATGCCAGAAAGTAGTTATGATCCTAACACTATAACTATGACAGCTTCAGCAAACGATACTGATGACCCTAACCCAACAATTTACTACACTACTAATTTAAATCTTAGTACAGATAATTTAAGTAACTGGAATATATATTCAGGAGATGTAACTTTTACAGAAACTGTTGATGTTCAAATCGTCGCTCAAAATTCAAATGGTGAACTATCCTCTGTAGTCACTAGAAAATATTCAATAGGTGAAATAGATGGTTTTACACTTTATACATTTTCTGAATGTTCAGAAGTACCAAGAGTTTATTATTGGTTAGAAGAACCAAATGTTTTGCCAGATGTTACTTGGCCAGGAGTAGAAATGACTCCTTTAGGAGATGGTTGTGAAGGATGGTATAAATATGAATTACCTGGAATATTGAGTACAAACTATATTATTAATCAATGTGGTGGTCAAACAGAAGATTTGTTTTTAGATAGTCAAATGCCTGTTCCCTGTACCACAGGTAATCAAGCTCCTGAATTAACAATAAATCCTCCTGGTGGTGAATATAATCTTGGAGAAACGGTTCAAGTTTCTTTAACCGCAACAGATAGTAATGATCCTAATCCTGTAATTCGATATACATTAGATAATTCCACACCAACAAATACGTCACCTATTTATAATGGTCCAATATCAATTACTACTGAAACAACACTAAAAGCTGTTGCTTTTGATTCTGCAGGATTAGCTTCAAATTTGATTTCTGAGACTTATACATTTAGTGAACAATCAAATTCTATGACGGTTTACTATAAAGGAGATCTTCCGAATCCAAGTATTTACTTCTGGAATACGAGTCCCGCTTCTTTAACAACATCTTGGCCTGGTATAAGTATGAATGATATTGGGAATGGTTGGTTCTCTTACACTTTTGAAGGAGTTGAATGTACTAACTTAATTTTCAGTAATAATGGCTCGAATCAAACGGCCGATTTACAACGTTGTGGAGATGGTTGGTACTTTAATGGAACTTGGTTTGATGAACAACCAAATTCTAATGATTTAAAAGTATATTTCAAATCTGATTCCTTTAGTGATCCTGAAATTTATTTCTGGAATACTTCTCCTTCAAACTTCACAACTATATGGCCAGGCGAAAGTATGCAGCCTGAAGCTAATGGTTGGTTTAGCTATACTTTTTCTGATACTAATTGTGCAAATGTAATATTCAGCAATAATGGAAATTCACAAACTGCAGATTTATCTAGATGTTCTAACGGTTGGTATTATAATGGAACTTGGTATGATTCAGAACCAAATACTTTACAATCTAGGAATACTGAACAGATAACTAATCTTAATCAACCAGATTTTATTTCTGTATATCCTAATTCAATTAATGAAAATTCGAAAATAAGAATTGGTAATTCTAAGGATAAAACAAATCTAAAAGTTGAATTGATAAGTGTCTTTGGTACTTCTGAAACTATAATTAATGCTAAAATTGACTCTGGAATGCATGAATTTAAACTTAATGAAATTCAAAGCCGTTTAACCAATGGTATTTACTTTGTTCGTATCACTATGAATGGTAAAACCACAGTCAAAAAAATTATTAAAAAGTAA
- a CDS encoding VOC family protein, whose protein sequence is MKLGAFSISLAVKSLQKSKEFYETLGFTNFAGTIEHNYLIMKNGNSLIGLFQGMFENNILTFNPGWDENANALEEFDDVRSIQKHLKENHIKLEKEADETTSGPASIVFFDPDGNTILIDQHV, encoded by the coding sequence ATGAAATTAGGAGCCTTCTCAATAAGTTTAGCTGTAAAGAGTTTACAAAAATCTAAAGAGTTTTATGAAACTTTAGGATTTACCAATTTTGCAGGAACAATAGAACATAATTACTTAATTATGAAGAATGGAAATTCACTAATTGGATTATTTCAAGGAATGTTTGAAAATAATATTTTAACGTTTAATCCAGGTTGGGATGAAAATGCGAATGCTTTAGAAGAATTTGATGATGTGAGAAGTATCCAAAAACATTTAAAAGAAAATCATATAAAATTAGAAAAGGAAGCTGATGAAACAACAAGTGGTCCTGCAAGCATAGTGTTTTTTGACCCTGATGGAAATACAATTTTAATTGACCAACATGTATAA
- a CDS encoding DUF4349 domain-containing protein — protein MKVYLNEIQIKILIALMLFLGFISCNQSSEYKENISVSEVYDISNALPSKDVKTDGNKNRITPNNKIDQLKIIKSGTLKLKVKDVKETTKRIKVITGKFNAYVANLKYVNNSYQKENNFKIKVPKEYFDVLLDSISAYADVIDQETVNTQDVTEQFVDVSSRLETKLQVKERYENVLRKKAKTVEDVIYTEEKLGSIQEEIEAAQGRLKYLSNRIAFSSIDVILYEEIKYKDEIVQRDTFWTKSKEGLLFGLGLLENLVLVLVHSWSILVLILVGILLCRKRKRA, from the coding sequence ATGAAAGTTTATTTAAATGAAATTCAAATTAAAATTTTAATTGCATTAATGCTTTTTTTAGGGTTCATTTCTTGTAATCAATCATCAGAATATAAAGAGAATATTTCTGTATCTGAGGTTTACGATATTTCTAATGCGTTGCCAAGTAAAGATGTAAAGACAGATGGAAATAAAAATAGAATTACACCGAATAATAAAATTGATCAATTAAAAATAATTAAATCAGGAACTTTAAAACTAAAAGTTAAGGATGTAAAAGAAACAACTAAGCGAATTAAAGTAATAACAGGGAAATTCAATGCGTATGTAGCAAACCTAAAGTATGTGAATAATTCATATCAAAAAGAAAACAACTTTAAGATTAAAGTACCTAAAGAATATTTTGACGTGTTGTTAGATAGTATAAGTGCTTATGCTGATGTCATTGATCAAGAAACTGTGAATACACAAGATGTTACCGAACAGTTTGTAGACGTATCTTCAAGATTAGAGACAAAACTACAAGTAAAGGAACGCTATGAAAATGTTTTGCGTAAAAAGGCAAAAACTGTTGAGGACGTAATCTATACGGAAGAAAAATTGGGAAGTATTCAAGAAGAAATTGAAGCTGCTCAGGGTAGACTGAAATATTTATCAAATCGTATCGCTTTTAGTTCTATAGATGTTATTCTCTATGAAGAAATTAAGTATAAAGATGAAATAGTACAACGAGATACATTCTGGACTAAAAGTAAAGAAGGATTGCTATTCGGTTTGGGGTTATTAGAAAATTTAGTGTTAGTTCTTGTCCATTCTTGGTCAATACTGGTGTTAATTCTTGTGGGAATTTTGTTATGTAGAAAGAGGAAAAGAGCATAA
- a CDS encoding DUF418 domain-containing protein: MESNNQKTAITTKRIELLDVYRGFAILGIFVVNIVIMNSTFLNQDEFAKQWTSSLDIAIQKILQLFFYTKFFPIFSLLFGLGISMQAVKLSEKGKLSKAFFFRRMFFLFLFGVLHILLLWSGDVLNMYALLGLLAVFLITKSNKLILGLSLFFLVFPFYDNVFEQLSGFIGYNPGVYLEGYTGETVKEIIVNGSYFEGLKLRILEYLSNFPMLVGFLAPIALSMFLLGTYLGKNKIYESLDIFILKIKKPVIIITILSNLYRILFLYVIVKLDVYKIDFARQLFIKLMVISDVIMGLFYLWIIGWLWYNTKLKSLLNPLQYVGKMALTNYLMHSFIGLILFSSIGFGLYETMSPTQTFLTAILVFMAQVILSRIWLTYFHFGPLEWVWRCLTYKKLFKLKKNK, from the coding sequence ATGGAATCAAATAATCAAAAAACTGCTATTACTACTAAAAGAATTGAGTTACTCGACGTGTATAGAGGATTCGCTATTTTAGGAATCTTTGTGGTAAACATTGTAATTATGAACTCTACTTTTTTGAATCAAGATGAGTTTGCTAAACAATGGACGTCTAGTTTAGATATTGCTATACAAAAGATACTACAGCTGTTCTTCTACACTAAATTTTTTCCAATATTCTCACTGTTATTTGGGTTAGGAATTTCAATGCAAGCAGTAAAATTATCGGAAAAAGGAAAACTTAGTAAGGCCTTCTTTTTTAGACGAATGTTTTTTCTATTCCTATTTGGTGTTTTACATATTTTACTTCTTTGGTCTGGAGACGTATTGAATATGTATGCTCTGTTAGGTTTATTGGCAGTTTTTTTAATTACTAAATCCAATAAATTAATCTTAGGATTATCGCTTTTCTTTTTAGTGTTTCCTTTTTATGATAACGTATTTGAGCAATTATCCGGTTTTATTGGATACAATCCTGGAGTCTATTTAGAAGGTTATACTGGCGAAACAGTAAAAGAAATAATTGTAAACGGTTCTTACTTTGAAGGTTTAAAGCTTAGAATATTAGAGTACTTATCGAATTTCCCAATGCTTGTTGGATTTTTAGCTCCAATCGCATTATCAATGTTTTTGTTAGGAACTTATCTTGGGAAAAACAAGATATATGAGTCTTTAGATATCTTCATATTAAAAATTAAGAAACCTGTTATCATCATTACAATACTATCTAATTTATATAGAATTTTATTCTTGTATGTTATTGTAAAATTAGATGTATATAAAATTGATTTTGCTCGTCAGCTTTTTATCAAACTCATGGTGATTTCAGATGTAATCATGGGATTATTTTATCTATGGATAATTGGTTGGTTATGGTACAATACTAAATTAAAATCGTTATTAAATCCATTACAATATGTTGGAAAAATGGCCTTAACGAATTATTTAATGCACAGTTTTATCGGATTGATTCTGTTTTCATCTATTGGTTTTGGTTTATATGAAACTATGAGTCCAACTCAAACTTTTTTAACGGCTATACTTGTATTTATGGCACAGGTTATTTTAAGTAGAATTTGGTTAACGTATTTTCATTTTGGTCCTTTGGAATGGGTTTGGAGATGTTTAACCTACAAGAAGTTGTTTAAGCTTAAAAAGAATAAATAA
- the odhB gene encoding 2-oxoglutarate dehydrogenase complex dihydrolipoyllysine-residue succinyltransferase, with amino-acid sequence MSVLEMKVPSPGESITEVEIATWLVEDGDYVEKDQPIAEVDSDKATLELPAEESGIITLKAEEGDAVAVGAVVCHIDMSAAKPEGGEEKKEAPKTEEKKEAPKAEPAKETYATGTASPAAKKILAEKGMSASDIKGTGKDGRVTKDDAVQAVPSMGTPGMGSRGSERKKLSMLRRKVAERLVAVKNETAMLTTFNEVNMQPIFDLRKEYKEDFKAKHGVGLGFMSFFTLACVRALQMYPAVNSMIDGKEMISYDFQDISIAVSGPKGLMVPVIRNAENLTFRGVESEVKRLAIRAREGQITVDEMTGGTFTITNGGVFGSMLSTPIINPPQSAILGMHNIVNRPMAVNGEVVIQPIMYVALSYDHRIIDGKESVGFLVAVKEALENPVELLMGGNPKKALEM; translated from the coding sequence ATGAGTGTTTTAGAAATGAAAGTTCCTTCTCCGGGGGAATCAATTACAGAAGTAGAAATAGCAACTTGGTTAGTTGAAGATGGTGATTATGTAGAGAAAGATCAACCAATTGCAGAAGTTGATTCTGACAAAGCTACGTTAGAATTACCTGCGGAAGAAAGCGGAATTATCACTTTAAAAGCAGAGGAAGGAGATGCAGTAGCAGTTGGTGCTGTAGTATGTCATATTGATATGAGTGCTGCAAAACCAGAAGGAGGAGAAGAGAAGAAAGAAGCTCCAAAAACTGAAGAGAAAAAAGAAGCTCCAAAAGCTGAACCAGCTAAGGAAACTTATGCAACAGGAACAGCTTCTCCAGCAGCTAAGAAAATTTTAGCTGAAAAGGGAATGAGTGCTTCAGATATTAAAGGAACAGGAAAAGACGGTAGAGTTACTAAAGACGATGCTGTACAAGCTGTTCCATCTATGGGAACTCCAGGAATGGGATCTCGTGGTTCTGAGCGTAAAAAGCTTTCTATGTTACGTAGAAAAGTTGCCGAGCGTTTAGTTGCTGTAAAAAATGAAACTGCAATGTTAACTACGTTCAACGAAGTTAACATGCAACCAATTTTTGATTTACGTAAAGAGTATAAAGAAGACTTTAAAGCTAAACATGGTGTTGGTTTAGGATTCATGAGTTTCTTTACATTAGCTTGTGTGCGTGCATTACAAATGTATCCAGCTGTAAACTCAATGATTGATGGAAAGGAAATGATATCTTATGATTTCCAAGATATTTCAATCGCAGTTTCTGGGCCAAAAGGATTAATGGTACCAGTAATTAGAAATGCTGAAAACTTAACGTTTAGAGGTGTTGAGAGTGAAGTAAAGCGTTTAGCGATTAGAGCTCGTGAAGGCCAGATTACTGTTGATGAAATGACTGGAGGAACATTCACAATTACTAATGGTGGTGTATTCGGTTCTATGTTATCCACTCCAATTATCAATCCTCCACAAAGTGCAATTTTAGGAATGCACAATATTGTTAACCGTCCAATGGCTGTTAATGGAGAAGTGGTTATTCAACCAATTATGTATGTAGCTTTATCATATGACCACAGAATTATTGATGGTAAAGAATCTGTAGGTTTCTTAGTTGCTGTTAAAGAAGCATTAGAAAACCCTGTAGAGCTACTTATGGGAGGAAATCCTAAGAAAGCTTTAGAAATGTAA
- a CDS encoding 2-oxoglutarate dehydrogenase E1 component encodes MDKFSFLNAAHVGFISELYEQYQKNPDAVEPSWRSFFQGYDLANENFSLTEDEEEIEIPEEVRKEFLVIDLINGYRTRGHLFTKTNPVRERRQYTPTLDLENFGLAQNDLSTVFNAGQILGIGPQTLSVIVQHLKAIYCDSIGVEYMYLRNPEEIKWWQDRLNQNDNHPSYNLEEKKYILSKLNQASTFESFLQTKYVGQKRFSVEGGETLIPGISVALRDAAEKYGVQECVLGMAHRGRLNTLVNIFKKPVRDLFSEFEGKDFEDETIDGDVKYHLGLTLSKSYRGGQEMKMNLVPNPSHLETVDAVAEGIVRAKVDLDYDGDDAKILPILVHGDAAIAGQGIVYEVVQMAQLNGYKTGGTIHVVVNNQVGFTTNYLDARSSTYCTDVAKVTLSPVLHVNADDAEAVCHAMQIAVEYRAKFKKDVFIDLLGYRKYGHNEGDEPSFTQPKLYKTIKKHKNAKEIYVAKLLEENAITKDYVNQITDEFKAHLEAEFTESKKKTTSKIQDFMPDVWDGFVRKQLEDMLQPVDTSYSVEALKDIAKVISSTPEGHKFVRKAERILKGRADMVFEKNELDWGTAENLAYGTLLEEGFNVRISGEDVERGTFSHRHAIMRDENTLERVNLLNTNPKNKGELTIYNSHLSEYGVLGFDYGYAMAAPNTLTIWEAQFGDFANGAQIVFDQYISSAEDKWKLQNGLVMLLPHGYEGQGPEHSSARIERFLQSCSTDNWTIANCSTPANMYHILRRQMKREFRKPLVVFTPKSLLRLPAAVSTIEELAEGGFQEVIDDTIDTAKAKKMVFCTGKFYYDLLAERQKLERDDVALVRIEQLFPLHNDKIKAVMDRYPNVDRYVWAQEEPKNMGAWLHMLDRFELANLECVSEAYRAAPAAGSKKRSEERHQAIIDKVFDK; translated from the coding sequence ATGGACAAGTTTTCGTTCTTAAATGCAGCGCATGTAGGTTTTATTAGTGAGCTGTATGAACAATACCAAAAAAACCCAGATGCAGTAGAACCAAGTTGGAGAAGTTTTTTCCAAGGTTATGATTTGGCTAACGAGAATTTTTCGTTAACCGAGGATGAAGAAGAAATTGAAATTCCTGAAGAAGTTCGAAAAGAATTTTTAGTAATCGATTTAATTAATGGATATCGTACAAGAGGTCATTTATTTACCAAAACGAATCCAGTTAGAGAGCGTAGGCAATATACACCAACTCTAGATCTAGAGAATTTTGGATTAGCACAAAACGATTTATCAACAGTATTTAATGCAGGACAAATCTTAGGAATTGGACCGCAAACATTATCTGTTATAGTTCAACACTTAAAAGCTATTTATTGTGATAGTATTGGTGTTGAATATATGTATTTAAGAAACCCGGAAGAAATCAAGTGGTGGCAAGATCGTTTGAACCAAAATGATAATCACCCAAGTTATAATTTAGAAGAAAAGAAATATATCTTATCTAAATTAAATCAAGCTTCTACGTTTGAGAGTTTCTTACAAACAAAATATGTAGGTCAAAAACGTTTCTCAGTTGAAGGTGGTGAAACTTTAATTCCAGGAATTAGTGTTGCGCTTAGAGACGCAGCAGAAAAATATGGAGTTCAAGAGTGTGTTTTAGGAATGGCTCACCGTGGTCGTTTAAATACACTAGTAAACATTTTCAAAAAACCAGTTCGTGATTTATTTAGCGAATTTGAAGGTAAAGACTTTGAAGATGAAACTATCGATGGAGATGTAAAATATCACTTAGGTCTTACATTAAGCAAATCGTATAGAGGCGGACAGGAAATGAAAATGAATTTAGTTCCTAACCCTTCTCACTTAGAAACTGTTGATGCAGTTGCTGAAGGAATTGTTAGAGCTAAAGTAGATTTAGATTACGATGGAGATGATGCCAAAATACTTCCAATTTTAGTGCATGGTGATGCAGCTATTGCTGGTCAAGGAATTGTGTATGAGGTGGTACAAATGGCTCAGTTAAACGGATATAAAACTGGAGGAACAATTCACGTGGTGGTAAATAACCAAGTTGGATTTACTACGAATTACTTAGATGCTCGTTCAAGTACATATTGTACTGATGTTGCAAAAGTAACTTTGTCTCCGGTATTACATGTAAATGCAGATGATGCAGAAGCTGTATGTCATGCAATGCAAATTGCTGTTGAATATAGAGCTAAGTTTAAAAAAGATGTTTTTATTGATTTACTAGGATATCGTAAATACGGTCATAACGAAGGTGATGAACCAAGTTTTACGCAACCGAAGTTATATAAAACAATTAAAAAGCATAAGAATGCAAAAGAGATTTATGTAGCTAAGTTGTTGGAAGAAAATGCAATAACTAAAGACTATGTAAATCAAATAACAGACGAATTCAAAGCACATCTAGAAGCTGAATTCACAGAGTCAAAAAAGAAAACTACTTCTAAAATTCAAGACTTCATGCCAGATGTATGGGATGGATTTGTAAGAAAACAATTAGAAGATATGTTACAGCCAGTAGATACAAGCTATTCGGTTGAAGCATTAAAAGATATCGCAAAAGTAATTTCTTCTACACCTGAAGGGCATAAGTTTGTTCGTAAAGCTGAGCGTATTTTAAAAGGGCGTGCAGATATGGTGTTTGAAAAGAATGAGTTAGATTGGGGTACTGCTGAAAATTTAGCTTACGGTACCTTATTAGAAGAAGGATTTAATGTTCGTATTTCAGGAGAAGATGTAGAAAGAGGTACATTCTCTCACCGTCATGCCATTATGCGTGATGAAAATACATTAGAGCGTGTAAACTTATTAAATACGAATCCAAAGAATAAAGGAGAATTAACAATTTACAATTCTCACTTATCTGAATACGGAGTTTTAGGTTTCGATTACGGTTATGCAATGGCTGCACCAAATACACTAACAATTTGGGAAGCGCAATTTGGTGATTTTGCCAATGGAGCACAAATTGTATTTGATCAGTACATTTCTTCAGCAGAAGATAAATGGAAATTGCAAAACGGATTGGTAATGTTATTACCGCATGGATATGAAGGTCAAGGACCTGAACATTCATCTGCAAGGATAGAACGATTCTTACAATCGTGTTCTACGGATAACTGGACTATTGCAAATTGTTCAACCCCAGCCAATATGTATCATATCTTACGTCGTCAAATGAAACGTGAGTTCAGAAAACCTTTAGTGGTATTTACACCAAAGAGTTTATTACGTTTGCCTGCGGCAGTAAGTACAATTGAAGAATTAGCAGAAGGAGGATTCCAAGAGGTAATTGATGACACAATTGATACAGCTAAAGCTAAAAAGATGGTGTTCTGTACTGGTAAATTCTATTATGATTTATTAGCTGAGCGTCAGAAGTTAGAAAGAGATGATGTTGCTTTAGTAAGAATTGAGCAATTATTCCCATTACATAATGATAAGATTAAAGCTGTAATGGATAGATATCCGAATGTAGATCGTTACGTTTGGGCACAAGAAGAACCTAAAAATATGGGAGCTTGGTTACACATGTTAGACCGTTTTGAATTAGCGAATTTAGAATGTGTTTCTGAAGCATACAGAGCTGCACCAGCAGCAGGTTCGAAGAAACGTTCAGAAGAGCGTCATCAGGCAATAATCGACAAAGTTTTTGATAAATAA